A DNA window from Candidatus Sulfidibacterium hydrothermale contains the following coding sequences:
- a CDS encoding M16 family metallopeptidase, producing MSATIHPDRTQMPAPARFEELRIPQPEKIMLDNGLEVFVIAGDGVEVTRMDLVFDAGTSFQKVKLQAAAVNDLMGEGTKNHSSYEIAEILDFHGAYVDYFLTKDTAGLTLYSLTKYYDRLLPLVSEVVTEAVFPEEELAIFLDRRKQEFQVNSQKVHFLASQAFNQLIFGKNSSYGQVVEESDFDRLQRAHVLDFYKKFYQENRFFVVLSGKIDQQLIKRLSQIIGQLPFNKRVSAVSDTKTFVSSVSHHRELIEKEKALQSALRIGRMGIPRDHSDFPALNLLNTVLGGYFGSRLMRVVREEKGYTYGIYSAIQNYRHAGLFAVATEVNARYTADALREIKNQMEILCREKIGTDELQTVKNYVYGSYLRSFDGPLQLAERFKKSRELGVSFSSYKKTLDKMMRLSPDDLFEVAGKYLDPGQMKTLVVGDISQLQ from the coding sequence ATGAGCGCAACCATTCATCCCGACAGAACCCAAATGCCTGCTCCGGCACGTTTTGAAGAGCTGCGTATTCCGCAGCCCGAAAAGATAATGCTGGATAACGGACTGGAAGTGTTTGTTATTGCCGGAGACGGTGTGGAAGTTACACGCATGGATTTGGTTTTTGATGCCGGCACTTCTTTCCAGAAAGTAAAATTACAAGCAGCGGCTGTAAATGACCTGATGGGCGAAGGAACAAAAAACCATTCATCGTATGAGATTGCTGAAATCCTTGATTTTCACGGAGCATATGTCGATTATTTTTTGACAAAAGATACTGCCGGTTTAACCTTGTACAGCCTCACAAAATATTACGACCGCCTGTTGCCTTTGGTATCTGAAGTGGTTACCGAAGCCGTTTTTCCGGAAGAAGAGCTGGCTATTTTTCTTGACCGGCGGAAACAAGAGTTTCAGGTAAACAGTCAAAAAGTGCATTTTTTGGCTTCCCAGGCGTTTAACCAGCTTATTTTTGGTAAAAATTCATCCTATGGTCAGGTGGTAGAAGAATCGGATTTTGACCGTTTGCAAAGAGCGCATGTTCTCGATTTCTACAAAAAGTTTTATCAGGAAAATCGTTTTTTTGTTGTGCTGAGCGGCAAAATTGACCAGCAACTGATAAAACGGCTTAGTCAGATTATCGGGCAATTGCCTTTTAACAAAAGAGTTTCGGCTGTTTCGGATACCAAAACTTTTGTTTCTTCTGTTTCTCATCACCGAGAACTGATCGAAAAAGAAAAAGCGTTACAGTCGGCTTTGCGTATAGGCAGAATGGGCATTCCCCGCGATCATTCCGATTTTCCGGCTTTGAATCTTCTGAATACGGTTTTAGGGGGGTATTTTGGTTCCCGTTTGATGCGGGTTGTCCGGGAAGAAAAAGGATACACTTACGGAATCTATTCGGCTATACAAAATTATCGTCATGCCGGATTATTTGCTGTGGCTACCGAAGTGAATGCCCGTTATACCGCCGATGCGCTTCGCGAAATTAAAAACCAGATGGAAATACTTTGCCGTGAAAAAATAGGAACGGATGAACTGCAAACCGTTAAAAATTATGTGTACGGCTCGTATTTGCGCAGTTTTGACGGTCCGTTACAGTTGGCCGAACGCTTTAAAAAAAGCCGGGAATTAGGGGTTTCTTTCTCGTCGTATAAAAAAACACTGGATAAGATGATGCGTTTATCTCCGGATGATTTGTTTGAAGTGGCCGGAAAATATCTGGATCCCGGACAGATGAAAACGTTGGTGGTAGGGGATATCTCGCAATTGCAATAG
- a CDS encoding peptide chain release factor 3 produces the protein MVSKKEIARRRTFAIVSHPDAGKTTLTEKLLLYGGAIQVAGAVKSNKIKKTATSDWMEIERQRGISVATSVMGFEYQDTKINILDTPGHQDFAEDTFRTLTAVDSVVVVIDVAKGVEPQTEKLVKVCRMRNTPMMVFINKLDREGKDAFELLDEIEQKLELNVIPLSWPVGMGKNFKGVYNIYYKNLHLFTPGKQVVEAGIRFDDIRDPGLEDYLGDDAERLREEIDLVKGVYPAFSKADYLSGKVSPVFFGSALNNFGVKELLDVFVEIAPPPQGRESDVRFVQPDEEAFTGFVFKIHANMDPNHRDRIAFVRVVSGVFRRNTNYLHVRQNRKIKFASPTAFMAQKKSVVDAVYPGDIVGLHDTGNFKIGDTLTEGEILHFKGIPSFSPELFRYVVNADPMRAKQLAKGIDQLMDEGVAQLFTGKQSGRKIIGTVGALQFEVIQYRLEHEYNAKCRYEPITLYKTAWFVSDNKEQLEDFRMRKRNQIAVDKEGREVFLADSPFALQMAQEKYPDIRFYFTSEF, from the coding sequence ATGGTCAGTAAAAAAGAAATAGCCCGGCGGAGGACATTTGCCATTGTCAGTCACCCGGATGCCGGAAAAACCACACTTACCGAAAAATTATTGTTGTACGGCGGAGCCATTCAGGTGGCAGGAGCTGTAAAATCAAATAAAATAAAAAAAACAGCCACCAGCGACTGGATGGAAATTGAACGGCAGCGGGGTATCTCGGTAGCCACTTCTGTGATGGGGTTCGAATATCAGGATACAAAAATCAACATTCTGGATACACCGGGTCACCAGGATTTTGCCGAAGATACTTTCCGTACACTTACCGCTGTTGACAGTGTGGTGGTGGTGATTGATGTGGCCAAAGGCGTAGAACCGCAAACCGAAAAACTGGTCAAGGTTTGCCGGATGCGGAATACGCCGATGATGGTATTTATCAATAAATTAGACCGTGAAGGAAAAGATGCTTTTGAGCTGCTGGACGAAATTGAACAGAAGCTGGAGTTAAACGTTATTCCGTTAAGCTGGCCGGTAGGAATGGGCAAAAACTTCAAAGGAGTTTACAATATTTACTATAAAAACCTCCATCTTTTTACTCCCGGAAAACAGGTGGTGGAAGCCGGTATCCGGTTTGATGACATTCGTGACCCCGGACTGGAAGATTATCTGGGCGATGATGCCGAAAGACTCAGAGAAGAAATCGATCTGGTAAAAGGTGTTTACCCTGCTTTTAGCAAAGCAGATTATCTTTCCGGAAAAGTTTCTCCGGTATTTTTTGGCAGTGCGCTTAATAATTTTGGGGTAAAAGAGCTTTTGGATGTCTTTGTTGAAATTGCACCGCCGCCGCAGGGACGCGAAAGCGATGTGCGTTTTGTGCAGCCCGACGAAGAGGCCTTTACCGGTTTTGTCTTTAAAATCCATGCCAATATGGATCCCAATCATCGCGACCGGATTGCTTTTGTTAGGGTGGTTTCAGGCGTTTTCCGGCGGAATACCAATTATTTGCACGTACGGCAAAACCGGAAAATAAAATTTGCCAGTCCGACTGCTTTTATGGCACAGAAAAAATCGGTAGTTGATGCGGTTTATCCCGGCGATATTGTCGGGCTTCATGATACCGGGAATTTTAAAATAGGCGATACCTTAACTGAAGGTGAGATTCTTCATTTTAAAGGAATTCCCAGCTTTTCTCCGGAACTTTTCCGGTATGTGGTCAATGCTGATCCCATGCGGGCCAAACAGTTGGCCAAAGGAATTGATCAGCTGATGGATGAAGGTGTTGCCCAGCTGTTTACCGGAAAACAAAGCGGCCGTAAAATTATTGGTACAGTGGGCGCATTGCAGTTTGAAGTGATTCAGTACCGGCTGGAACACGAATACAATGCCAAGTGTCGCTACGAACCGATTACTTTGTACAAAACGGCGTGGTTTGTCAGTGATAACAAAGAACAGCTTGAAGATTTCAGGATGCGTAAACGGAATCAGATTGCTGTGGATAAAGAAGGCCGGGAAGTTTTCCTTGCGGACTCGCCTTTTGCTCTACAAATGGCACAAGAGAAATATCCGGATATCCGGTTTTATTTTACTTCTGAATTTTAG
- the gldD gene encoding gliding motility lipoprotein GldD — MLKKGLAGGVILFSFLLISCHSHYSPKPRGYFRIDLPKHAYRSFDSTFPYRFSYPVYAKISNDPLSPEQKYWMDIHFPQFKATLHISYRTIHHNLRKYLEDSRKMVVKHIPKANAIHDSLIIDPKRNVFGMAYDIEGSGVASPYQFILTDSIRHFLRGSLYFRVEPNNDSLAPVIRFIKQDIRHFIQTLQWENPGNKSTAKIQK; from the coding sequence ATGCTTAAAAAAGGCCTTGCAGGAGGAGTTATCCTGTTTTCATTCTTATTGATTTCGTGCCACTCGCATTACTCACCCAAACCACGCGGTTATTTTCGTATTGACCTGCCCAAACATGCATACCGCTCTTTTGACAGTACTTTTCCTTACCGTTTTTCTTATCCGGTTTATGCCAAAATATCCAACGACCCGCTTTCGCCCGAACAAAAATATTGGATGGATATTCATTTTCCACAGTTTAAAGCCACTTTACACATCAGTTACCGAACCATTCATCACAACCTGCGAAAATACCTGGAAGACTCCCGGAAAATGGTTGTTAAACATATTCCGAAAGCCAACGCCATTCATGACAGCCTGATCATCGATCCGAAACGGAACGTTTTTGGTATGGCTTACGATATAGAAGGATCCGGGGTAGCATCGCCTTATCAGTTTATTCTTACCGACAGCATCCGGCATTTTTTACGGGGATCGCTTTATTTCAGGGTTGAACCCAACAACGATTCTCTTGCTCCGGTTATCCGGTTCATTAAACAGGATATCCGGCATTTTATCCAGACACTACAATGGGAAAATCCCGGTAATAAATCAACCGCTAAAATTCAGAAGTAA
- the gldE gene encoding gliding motility-associated protein GldE, protein MEEIALDPDPHLLSVLLDGFYKGFPPEAVLTTIILLLMLVASGLISGSETAFFSFQPADIEKLKKKYGKRGRKVLALRDKPKELLATILISNNFINVGIVVISTYLTTLLFNLKEHPVLTFLVQIVLVTSFLLIFGEILPKIYANKKPVSFALMMVDIIAILLWFFKPLSMILVRSTGVIDKKLAAKKSAVSMSDLSAAIDITVNESTPEEEKKILKGIATFGETEASEVMRSRVDVTAVEKGLPFSEVLQIVTDSGYSRIPVYRENLDHVEGLLYIKDLLPYIDTQKEVEWTSLIRPAFFVPENKKINDLLQEFREKKIHMAIVVDEYGGTSGIITLEDILEEIVGEISDEFDVEEEAFQYKKINANTYLFDAKTPLNDLCRILSVDDETFDRARGESDSLGGLILELEGKIPAKGEKIIYDRFTFEIVDADERKINKVKIILKPENQNA, encoded by the coding sequence TTGGAAGAGATTGCTTTAGATCCTGACCCTCACCTGCTTTCCGTTTTACTGGACGGATTTTACAAAGGTTTTCCGCCCGAAGCGGTTCTTACCACAATAATTCTTTTGTTGATGCTGGTGGCTTCCGGATTGATTTCCGGCTCGGAAACTGCTTTCTTTTCTTTTCAGCCGGCTGATATAGAAAAGCTGAAAAAGAAATATGGAAAACGGGGACGAAAAGTGCTGGCATTGCGCGACAAACCCAAAGAACTTCTGGCTACCATTCTCATTTCCAATAATTTTATCAATGTGGGAATTGTGGTCATCTCTACCTATCTTACCACTTTGCTTTTCAACCTGAAAGAACATCCTGTTCTTACTTTTTTGGTTCAAATTGTACTGGTTACCTCTTTTTTGCTCATTTTTGGCGAAATACTCCCTAAAATCTATGCCAATAAAAAACCGGTTTCTTTTGCTTTGATGATGGTTGATATCATTGCTATTTTGCTGTGGTTTTTTAAACCGTTAAGCATGATTTTGGTACGGTCGACCGGGGTAATCGACAAAAAACTGGCAGCTAAAAAATCGGCGGTGAGTATGAGCGACCTTTCTGCAGCCATTGACATTACAGTAAACGAATCCACTCCGGAAGAAGAAAAGAAGATCCTGAAAGGAATTGCCACTTTTGGCGAAACCGAAGCCAGTGAAGTAATGCGTTCGCGGGTAGATGTTACCGCGGTTGAAAAAGGCCTTCCGTTTAGCGAAGTTTTACAAATCGTTACCGACTCGGGCTATTCGCGTATTCCGGTTTATCGTGAAAACCTGGATCACGTAGAAGGTTTACTTTACATCAAAGACCTATTGCCTTACATTGATACACAAAAAGAAGTGGAATGGACGTCATTAATACGCCCTGCCTTTTTTGTTCCGGAAAACAAAAAAATCAACGACCTGTTACAGGAATTCCGCGAAAAGAAAATCCACATGGCCATTGTCGTGGACGAATATGGCGGCACCTCAGGAATTATTACCCTTGAAGACATTCTTGAAGAAATTGTGGGAGAAATCAGCGATGAATTCGATGTGGAAGAAGAAGCCTTTCAGTATAAAAAAATCAATGCCAACACCTACCTTTTTGATGCCAAAACACCACTCAACGACCTGTGCAGGATTTTATCCGTTGACGACGAGACCTTTGACCGTGCCCGTGGCGAATCGGATTCGCTGGGCGGCCTGATTCTGGAACTGGAAGGAAAAATTCCGGCAAAAGGAGAGAAAATAATTTACGACCGGTTTACGTTTGAAATCGTGGATGCGGATGAACGCAAAATAAACAAAGTGAAAATTATTCTCAAACCGGAAAATCAAAATGCTTAA
- a CDS encoding single-stranded DNA-binding protein, whose amino-acid sequence MAGLNKVMLIGNIGKDPEVYVFDNGNKKISFPLATSESYLDRDKNEWIEQTEWHNVAGYRYLADKNFAKGDMVYVEGKIKTRKYTDKDQNERYITEIVADKINILVRRSAENAAYSGGQPAAPQKPETNTGNAADVPEAPDDDLPF is encoded by the coding sequence ATGGCCGGATTAAACAAAGTCATGCTTATCGGAAACATTGGTAAAGACCCGGAAGTTTATGTTTTCGACAATGGAAACAAAAAGATCAGCTTCCCGCTTGCCACATCCGAAAGTTACTTAGACCGAGACAAAAACGAATGGATTGAACAAACAGAGTGGCATAATGTTGCCGGTTATCGCTACCTCGCTGACAAGAATTTTGCCAAAGGCGATATGGTGTATGTTGAAGGGAAAATAAAAACCCGGAAATACACCGATAAAGACCAGAACGAACGGTATATCACCGAAATCGTGGCGGACAAGATCAATATTTTGGTCCGGCGGTCGGCCGAAAATGCCGCTTATTCCGGCGGGCAACCGGCTGCACCACAAAAACCGGAAACCAACACCGGAAATGCTGCTGACGTGCCAGAGGCTCCGGACGATGATCTGCCCTTCTAA
- the mutY gene encoding A/G-specific adenine glycosylase translates to MKDQFGKDLTRWYETHKRPLPWRFTRDPYKIWLSEIILQQTRVNQGIEYYEKIITAFPDIYRLAEATQQQVYKLWQGLGYYSRADNLLKTAQKIVKDMNGQFPHSFQALKSLPGIGDYTAAAIASIAFDQPHAAVDGNVYRVLSRIFGIQTPINTAAGKKEFLQLAQQLMEGAHPATFNQALMEFGAIQCTPKNPGCDTCIFRSRCFAFLSKKQASLPTKKKKAPSGQRFFYYFVMQHQQNGQTFYYLRKRNDRDIWRNLYDFPAWVTPEKLENPLDSLHQLPEIINMPSVSFTAGTPSALYTQQLTHLKISAWFIPVYLPHFFPDTAKNSLSLIQTNQLSNFPVPRLISRYLQDFNLM, encoded by the coding sequence ATGAAAGATCAATTTGGAAAGGATTTGACGCGCTGGTATGAAACCCATAAACGCCCTTTGCCGTGGCGCTTTACCCGCGACCCGTATAAGATTTGGCTTTCCGAAATTATCCTACAACAAACCCGTGTAAATCAAGGAATTGAATACTACGAAAAAATCATAACGGCTTTCCCGGATATTTACCGGCTGGCAGAAGCCACCCAGCAACAGGTGTATAAACTGTGGCAAGGACTGGGTTACTACAGCCGGGCCGACAATCTGCTGAAAACGGCCCAAAAAATCGTAAAAGACATGAACGGGCAATTTCCGCACTCTTTTCAAGCCTTGAAATCACTTCCCGGGATTGGCGATTATACGGCAGCCGCTATTGCGTCCATTGCTTTTGACCAGCCCCATGCTGCTGTTGACGGAAATGTGTACCGGGTGCTATCGCGTATTTTTGGCATTCAAACGCCCATAAATACCGCTGCCGGGAAAAAAGAATTTTTGCAGTTAGCCCAACAACTGATGGAAGGGGCTCATCCGGCCACTTTTAACCAGGCGCTCATGGAATTCGGAGCCATACAATGTACGCCCAAAAATCCTGGTTGCGACACGTGTATCTTCCGGTCACGTTGTTTTGCTTTTCTTTCGAAAAAACAGGCATCATTACCCACAAAAAAGAAAAAAGCACCTTCAGGACAACGGTTTTTTTACTATTTCGTGATGCAACACCAACAAAACGGACAAACATTTTATTATTTGCGAAAACGAAACGACCGCGACATCTGGCGAAACCTTTATGATTTTCCGGCCTGGGTTACGCCAGAAAAACTGGAAAACCCACTGGACAGCTTACATCAGCTTCCGGAAATCATCAACATGCCGTCTGTTTCTTTTACGGCAGGCACCCCTTCTGCACTTTATACCCAGCAACTTACCCATTTAAAAATTTCGGCCTGGTTCATCCCCGTTTATTTGCCACACTTTTTTCCGGATACGGCAAAAAATTCATTATCTTTGATACAAACAAACCAATTGTCAAACTTTCCTGTTCCGCGGTTGATTTCCCGGTACTTACAGGATTTTAACTTAATGTAA